The Leptospira sp. WS39.C2 genome contains a region encoding:
- a CDS encoding tol-pal system YbgF family protein codes for MRQNSNIRKCFSLGIVFLSCLGLAFIHPLLAERSTQSVFAKERDKQADLLFQKAKEFLEDRNHYQSVETCKSFLILYPGHTKTREVRKTLSANYRMTGDILALAENELKIYKEFPNTEEGLESYLVSGKAYVRMGREDKAYQIFQDIIKNTYSSKIAQEAELELTQMEILGESKNK; via the coding sequence ATGAGACAGAATTCTAATATTAGGAAGTGTTTTTCATTGGGAATTGTGTTCCTTTCCTGCTTAGGATTGGCATTCATCCACCCCCTTCTCGCTGAACGATCGACCCAATCTGTTTTTGCCAAAGAAAGAGACAAACAAGCCGACCTACTCTTCCAAAAGGCAAAAGAATTTTTAGAAGACCGCAACCACTACCAATCTGTCGAAACCTGCAAAAGTTTTTTGATTTTGTATCCTGGGCATACTAAAACAAGAGAGGTTCGAAAAACCTTAAGTGCTAATTACCGAATGACGGGAGATATTTTGGCACTCGCAGAAAATGAACTCAAAATTTACAAAGAATTTCCCAATACAGAGGAAGGACTTGAGTCTTATTTAGTTTCTGGTAAAGCATACGTGCGAATGGGCAGGGAAGACAAAGCCTATCAGATTTTTCAGGACATTATCAAAAATACGTATTCGAGTAAAATTGCCCAAGAAGCAGAATTAGAACTGACTCAGATGGAAATTTTAGGAGAGAGTAAAAATAAGTAA
- a CDS encoding VWA domain-containing protein, with translation MVFVFSSFISFPNSIVSQNSNNKRYVFILDASGSMSEKWDGKTRMAVAKEKLMQVLSGLPKDASVGLVAYGNRIAGCQSARLYHPIQRGGANLVSQKLATIVPAGSTPIAQTLQVVGEYLLNDQIETEIIFISDGVESCEGDPKSVLYNWRQSGKKFRLQILGIDIDPKGEEDLKRLSILGEGNYFPLKGPEDYDRSFQKIFSHLQTKVENQTEITNSSNIPDTLQTKENTTNFGKIQIVNILPYEDGTENGYIVNYEYSATNVTEYMIQFYLYPAEEKRRSFPIPPLRERRMGDLITQKIELKQGKEGKGRFVIPLPPGKRMKSSVELWDMSGVPKIIALSEEKPIHEKSNFDRNDR, from the coding sequence ATCGTTTTCGTTTTCTCTTCGTTTATCTCGTTTCCAAATTCTATTGTTTCACAAAACTCAAATAACAAACGTTATGTTTTTATTCTAGATGCCAGTGGTTCCATGTCAGAAAAATGGGACGGTAAAACTCGTATGGCGGTTGCCAAAGAAAAGCTCATGCAGGTGTTAAGTGGACTTCCTAAAGATGCAAGTGTAGGACTTGTGGCCTATGGAAACCGAATTGCTGGTTGCCAATCCGCAAGACTCTACCATCCAATCCAAAGGGGAGGTGCTAACCTCGTAAGCCAAAAACTTGCTACCATTGTCCCAGCAGGTTCAACTCCGATCGCCCAAACATTACAAGTTGTTGGCGAATATCTTTTAAATGACCAAATCGAAACAGAAATCATTTTTATCTCAGATGGAGTGGAAAGTTGTGAAGGGGATCCGAAATCTGTTTTGTACAACTGGCGTCAGTCAGGTAAAAAATTTCGCCTCCAGATCCTTGGAATCGACATTGATCCGAAAGGTGAAGAGGACTTAAAACGCCTTTCTATTTTGGGAGAAGGGAATTATTTTCCATTAAAAGGACCAGAGGACTACGATCGTTCTTTCCAAAAAATCTTTTCTCACTTACAAACTAAGGTAGAGAACCAAACAGAAATCACAAATAGTTCCAATATTCCAGATACGTTACAAACGAAAGAAAACACTACCAATTTTGGAAAAATCCAAATTGTAAACATATTACCGTACGAAGACGGAACAGAAAATGGGTATATCGTAAACTATGAATATTCAGCGACAAACGTTACTGAATACATGATCCAATTTTATCTTTATCCTGCGGAAGAAAAACGCCGTAGTTTTCCCATCCCCCCACTTCGGGAAAGGCGGATGGGAGATTTAATCACACAAAAGATTGAATTGAAACAAGGGAAGGAAGGAAAAGGTCGGTTTGTGATCCCACTCCCTCCTGGAAAACGAATGAAATCTTCTGTGGAACTTTGGGATATGTCAGGTGTACCCAAAATTATTGCCCTTTCTGAAGAAAAACCCATTCACGAGAAATCCAATTTCGACCGAAATGATAGGTAA
- a CDS encoding CoA pyrophosphatase, translating into MLPYESFVEKLSRDFDSIPETSETKSGVIFPLFGTNTTAEGIILTERSKHLKSHPGQISFPGGVMEPSDPNLLVTALREWEEEMGVKQSSLDVLGKLEGLHTRTGFHITPFLAKYNGDFAFSKNVAEVERVILLPFSELWTKPFYAIEIPNREPKHFAYYFDLPDGLLWGATCEMILRFLKDHSSFDRTPQVVKPNLVKPPFFDPKSL; encoded by the coding sequence ATGTTACCCTACGAGTCCTTTGTAGAAAAACTTTCAAGGGACTTTGATTCCATCCCCGAGACATCGGAAACCAAATCCGGTGTCATTTTCCCGCTTTTTGGAACGAACACAACTGCTGAAGGAATCATCCTAACAGAACGTTCCAAACACCTAAAAAGTCACCCGGGACAAATCTCCTTTCCTGGTGGTGTGATGGAACCCTCCGATCCCAATTTACTCGTTACAGCCCTTCGGGAATGGGAAGAGGAAATGGGTGTAAAACAATCCTCACTCGATGTACTCGGCAAATTAGAGGGATTACACACACGAACCGGATTTCACATCACACCGTTTTTAGCCAAATACAATGGTGATTTCGCTTTTTCCAAAAACGTAGCTGAGGTAGAGCGAGTCATCCTCCTTCCTTTTTCCGAACTTTGGACAAAACCTTTTTATGCAATTGAGATCCCAAACAGAGAACCAAAACATTTTGCTTATTATTTTGATTTGCCAGATGGTCTTTTGTGGGGAGCCACATGTGAAATGATCCTTCGATTTTTGAAAGACCATTCTTCCTTTGATCGAACACCTCAGGTAGTCAAACCAAACCTGGTAAAACCGCCTTTTTTTGACCCCAAATCCCTCTAA
- a CDS encoding ribonuclease D produces MQINSNYILVDTAKALDLALINLRQSKIMSIDTESSGYYTYYPKVCLIQINSNGKNYLIDPLKITNLSALGPLFEDPNILKIFHSAQDDIKALKRDFGFKFVNTADTMISSRLLSLEQSSLSFVVEHYHKVTLSKVEQKSNWEIRPLQKQQLKYAALDTAYLESIWLKMEEELKRRTLYDEAISEFEFIASEEYVAKEGEGFSLGKFPDILNFTPLERRKILELLRYRDEKAKRINKASFRVFNNDRLSQAVKGHPNEEKCVEWFGKKDGTEIFKLLTAEYNDPIDTSELSKRHGEDLNEDENHKFENAKKWRLRIMRARRMEHSLLPSNKQLITILRAAPKNLEELKALHVFSEWKVQNYGPSLLAAIQGLPFDSMINRLVAIRSKEAFVAKRRKKQNQNSKDEG; encoded by the coding sequence ATGCAAATCAATTCCAACTATATTCTCGTCGATACAGCAAAAGCTTTGGATTTGGCCCTGATCAATCTAAGACAGTCCAAAATCATGTCGATTGACACAGAGTCCTCGGGTTATTACACATATTACCCCAAAGTTTGTCTCATTCAGATCAATTCCAATGGCAAAAACTACCTAATTGACCCACTAAAGATCACAAATTTGTCAGCTTTGGGTCCATTGTTTGAAGATCCCAATATTCTGAAAATCTTCCATTCTGCACAAGATGACATCAAAGCACTGAAAAGAGACTTTGGGTTCAAATTTGTGAACACAGCAGATACAATGATCAGCTCACGTTTATTGTCCTTGGAACAAAGTTCATTGTCTTTTGTTGTCGAACATTACCATAAGGTGACTCTTTCCAAAGTGGAACAAAAGTCCAATTGGGAAATCCGTCCCTTACAAAAGCAACAACTCAAATACGCAGCACTCGACACAGCTTATCTAGAATCCATTTGGTTGAAAATGGAAGAGGAACTGAAACGTAGAACTCTATATGATGAAGCTATTTCCGAATTTGAATTCATTGCATCAGAAGAATACGTAGCAAAAGAAGGAGAAGGATTTTCACTTGGAAAATTTCCAGACATCCTTAACTTCACTCCACTGGAACGAAGGAAAATTTTAGAACTCCTTCGTTACAGAGATGAAAAAGCAAAACGAATCAACAAAGCAAGTTTCCGAGTGTTTAACAACGATCGTTTGTCCCAAGCTGTAAAAGGTCATCCAAACGAAGAAAAATGTGTCGAATGGTTTGGTAAAAAAGACGGAACTGAAATTTTCAAACTTTTGACTGCTGAATACAATGATCCCATTGATACTTCAGAACTTTCTAAGCGACATGGCGAAGACTTAAACGAAGACGAAAATCATAAATTCGAAAACGCTAAAAAATGGCGACTTCGTATTATGCGCGCTAGACGGATGGAACATTCCCTTCTTCCTTCGAACAAACAATTGATTACGATTTTAAGAGCAGCTCCCAAAAACTTGGAAGAGTTAAAAGCACTCCATGTATTTTCAGAATGGAAAGTGCAAAACTATGGTCCAAGTTTACTCGCTGCCATCCAAGGACTTCCTTTTGATTCGATGATCAACCGTTTGGTGGCAATTCGATCCAAAGAAGCATTTGTTGCCAAACGTAGGAAAAAACAAAACCAAAACTCAAAAGACGAGGGTTGA
- the purF gene encoding amidophosphoribosyltransferase, translated as MILQSDKPKEECAIFGIYNSKEAANFTYLGLYSMQHRGQESSGIVSTDGSHLYRYANMGLVANIFTQPKIKELIGDSAIGHNRYSTTGASFLRNAQPIRVESHLGPVALAHNGNLVNSWDIRNRLERDGSIFQTTIDSEVIVHLMAKSHKSDLLEALCESLAQVRGAYSLLVLTPRYLIAVRDPNGFRPLVMGKRSDGAIVFASETCAFDITETEYVRDVEPGEMVVIDHTGMRSLYPFPKAKPSLCIFEYIYFARPDSYIFEESVYKVRKSLGRQLARVMPVEADVIIPVPDSANIAALGYSEESGIPYQSGLVRSHYIGRTFIEPDQKIRDFGAKIKYNVVKEVVNGKRVVIIDDSVMRGTTSRKIIKMIRNAGAKEIHFRVSAPPTVAPCYYGIDIPTHKELIASTHTIEEIQKYLRVDSLAYLTLDTMHKAVEGHKGGGFCDACFTSNYPVEFQDHAGNQKSLFTEYATEE; from the coding sequence ATGATTCTCCAATCTGACAAACCAAAAGAAGAATGTGCCATATTCGGCATCTACAATAGCAAGGAAGCTGCTAATTTTACCTACCTAGGTTTGTACTCGATGCAACACCGTGGCCAGGAGTCCAGTGGGATCGTCTCAACCGATGGTTCACACTTATACCGGTATGCCAATATGGGCCTCGTGGCAAATATCTTCACCCAACCGAAGATCAAAGAGCTCATAGGTGATTCGGCCATTGGCCACAACCGGTATTCCACAACGGGAGCGAGTTTTCTTCGGAATGCACAGCCCATCCGCGTGGAATCTCATTTAGGTCCTGTCGCACTTGCGCATAACGGAAACCTAGTTAACTCTTGGGACATCCGGAACCGCCTTGAAAGAGACGGATCTATTTTCCAAACCACCATTGATTCTGAAGTCATTGTCCACTTAATGGCGAAAAGCCATAAATCAGACCTACTCGAAGCTCTCTGTGAATCTCTAGCCCAGGTGCGAGGGGCCTATTCTTTGTTAGTATTAACTCCAAGATACCTCATTGCCGTGCGGGATCCCAATGGATTTCGTCCCCTCGTGATGGGGAAACGTTCTGATGGAGCCATTGTGTTCGCATCGGAAACTTGCGCATTTGACATTACCGAAACAGAATATGTAAGGGATGTAGAACCAGGTGAGATGGTTGTGATTGATCATACAGGAATGCGTTCTCTTTATCCTTTCCCAAAAGCAAAACCAAGTCTTTGTATTTTTGAATACATCTACTTTGCAAGACCTGATTCTTATATCTTTGAAGAGTCTGTTTATAAAGTAAGAAAGTCACTTGGTCGCCAGCTTGCACGTGTTATGCCGGTGGAAGCAGATGTCATCATTCCAGTTCCCGATTCCGCCAATATTGCAGCTCTTGGATACAGTGAAGAGTCAGGGATTCCTTACCAAAGTGGTCTTGTGCGTTCTCATTATATTGGTCGAACCTTCATTGAACCAGACCAAAAGATTCGGGACTTCGGTGCCAAAATTAAATACAATGTAGTAAAAGAAGTGGTGAACGGAAAACGTGTCGTCATTATCGACGATTCAGTGATGCGAGGGACCACTAGCCGTAAGATCATCAAAATGATCCGAAACGCTGGTGCGAAAGAAATCCATTTCCGCGTTTCTGCTCCACCAACGGTTGCACCTTGTTATTATGGAATTGATATTCCAACTCACAAAGAACTCATCGCGTCCACACATACGATTGAAGAAATTCAAAAGTATCTCCGTGTGGATTCCCTAGCTTATTTAACATTGGATACAATGCACAAAGCAGTGGAAGGGCATAAAGGTGGTGGTTTCTGTGATGCTTGTTTCACTTCTAATTACCCTGTCGAATTCCAAGACCATGCGGGAAACCAAAAGTCACTTTTTACGGAATACGCAACGGAAGAGTGA
- the queD gene encoding 6-carboxytetrahydropterin synthase QueD: MEEIELSKTFGFEAAHFLPNVPEGHKCKRMHGHSFRFAVYLKGEIDPHTGWIMDFGELKSIVKPILDEHLDHYVLNDVPGLENPTSENIAVWLWNQLKPKLPLLDKITLYETCTSSCVYRGPKK; this comes from the coding sequence ATGGAAGAGATCGAACTTTCCAAAACCTTTGGTTTTGAAGCCGCCCATTTTTTACCAAATGTCCCAGAAGGCCATAAATGCAAACGAATGCATGGGCATAGTTTTCGTTTTGCCGTCTATCTAAAAGGTGAAATTGATCCTCATACAGGATGGATCATGGACTTTGGTGAACTAAAATCCATCGTCAAACCGATCTTAGACGAACATCTGGACCATTATGTATTAAACGATGTGCCAGGCCTAGAAAATCCCACTAGCGAAAACATTGCTGTTTGGCTTTGGAACCAACTCAAACCAAAACTACCACTCCTCGATAAAATCACTCTCTACGAAACTTGTACGAGTTCCTGTGTGTATCGAGGGCCAAAAAAGTAA
- the queC gene encoding 7-cyano-7-deazaguanine synthase QueC, giving the protein MVSVSDSSTKTQSDKKGAVVLLSGGLDSTTCLYVAAKEFGYPKNKKLPILALSFDYSQKHKIELIKSKKIAKTLGIKHVIQKLDPGFFLGSSLTEKKIKVRKNAKSLLSGEEKEIPNTYVPGRNILFLSFALSLAEGHGYDSIYIGVNALDYSGYPDCRPEFIESFQKMANLGTKKGVSGAGDSIQIKTPLLHLGKKQIIELGMQVGAPLHLTHSCYDPIKGKACGKCDSCILRAKGFLELGISDPAFKS; this is encoded by the coding sequence ATGGTTTCCGTTTCGGATTCCTCAACCAAAACCCAATCGGATAAAAAAGGTGCCGTTGTACTTTTGTCAGGTGGACTAGACTCTACTACTTGTCTTTACGTTGCGGCAAAAGAATTTGGATACCCAAAAAACAAAAAGTTACCTATCCTCGCACTTTCGTTCGATTATTCCCAAAAACATAAAATTGAACTCATTAAAAGTAAAAAAATCGCCAAAACTCTCGGAATCAAACATGTGATCCAAAAATTGGATCCTGGATTTTTTTTAGGAAGTTCGCTTACTGAAAAAAAAATTAAGGTAAGAAAAAACGCCAAATCATTATTAAGCGGAGAGGAAAAAGAGATTCCAAATACCTATGTTCCTGGTCGTAATATTTTATTTTTATCCTTTGCTTTGTCACTCGCAGAAGGTCATGGTTATGATTCCATTTATATAGGTGTGAATGCGCTTGATTATTCTGGGTATCCAGATTGTCGGCCTGAGTTTATCGAATCCTTCCAAAAGATGGCAAATCTTGGAACCAAAAAAGGGGTGAGTGGAGCCGGTGATTCCATCCAAATCAAAACACCTCTCCTTCATTTGGGGAAAAAACAAATTATTGAATTAGGAATGCAAGTAGGCGCACCCCTCCACCTAACTCATTCTTGTTATGATCCCATCAAAGGGAAAGCTTGTGGAAAGTGTGATTCTTGTATTTTAAGGGCCAAAGGATTTTTGGAACTTGGAATTTCGGATCCGGCATTTAAAAGCTAA
- a CDS encoding SBBP repeat-containing protein: MEFRIRHLKAKDSIFNVLPLIEFKNYKKNKIGKINAKYILIFFYILIISFLFQCKPSELNNPTDLQSKSFLETQILKCMLNGWDCIELPQNNQGNKQWTKIFGQSGTFQTYGNSTAVERTGNVYMVGTTTGSILGQTKISPTSENDIVIAKFKPDGKYCC, translated from the coding sequence TTGGAATTTCGGATCCGGCATTTAAAAGCTAAAGATTCTATTTTTAATGTTTTACCATTGATTGAGTTTAAGAATTACAAAAAAAATAAAATTGGAAAGATTAATGCAAAGTATATTTTAATATTCTTTTATATTCTTATCATTAGTTTTTTATTTCAATGTAAACCATCTGAATTGAATAATCCAACAGATCTACAATCAAAATCATTTTTGGAAACACAGATTTTGAAATGTATGTTGAATGGTTGGGATTGTATTGAGTTGCCGCAAAACAACCAAGGTAATAAACAGTGGACTAAAATTTTTGGTCAATCTGGTACTTTCCAAACGTATGGAAATTCCACAGCAGTAGAACGAACTGGAAATGTATATATGGTAGGGACTACTACAGGATCCATTTTAGGACAAACCAAAATATCACCTACATCTGAGAACGATATTGTAATCGCAAAATTTAAACCAGATGGGAAGTACTGTTGTTAG
- a CDS encoding DUF1554 domain-containing protein: MRIFKNLPNSFRITMGMIGIVTCFTLVSCETNNTDNTTATSALALVAINNSTSSTATPSCSTTGTCKIFITNSTAPVTAGVSGIDAHCNNATNKPSGGGTYKALVTDGTSRRACTSANCTTGGTSEHIDWVLKPNQQYKRKDGTTVIGTTNANGLFPIPLTNSMEPNLLNSTNYVITGINADWINSNDCENWTTRAPATSPNGLFGRHQETDMRAFAFAGTTCADLEDFYNAKAICVEQ, translated from the coding sequence TTGCGAATATTTAAAAACTTACCAAATTCCTTTCGAATCACTATGGGAATGATAGGGATCGTAACTTGCTTCACACTCGTTTCTTGTGAAACAAATAACACTGACAATACGACCGCAACCAGTGCACTTGCACTCGTTGCAATTAACAATTCTACTTCTAGTACTGCAACACCCTCTTGTTCCACAACAGGAACTTGTAAAATATTCATTACAAATTCAACGGCTCCTGTAACTGCAGGTGTTTCTGGCATTGATGCACACTGTAATAATGCTACAAACAAACCTTCAGGTGGAGGGACTTACAAAGCTTTGGTAACTGATGGAACTTCCAGAAGAGCATGCACTTCAGCAAATTGCACAACCGGTGGGACTTCTGAACATATCGATTGGGTTCTCAAACCAAACCAACAATACAAAAGAAAGGATGGAACCACAGTGATTGGAACCACTAATGCAAATGGTCTTTTTCCTATTCCACTGACCAATTCAATGGAACCAAATTTACTAAATTCTACCAATTATGTGATTACAGGAATCAATGCCGACTGGATCAATAGCAATGATTGTGAAAATTGGACGACCAGAGCTCCAGCTACATCACCAAATGGACTCTTTGGAAGACATCAAGAGACAGATATGCGTGCTTTTGCGTTTGCTGGTACAACATGCGCTGACCTAGAAGATTTCTATAATGCGAAGGCCATTTGTGTAGAACAATGA
- a CDS encoding NAD(P) transhydrogenase subunit alpha, producing the protein MEIFVTAVTIFVLAIFVGFEIITKIPPILHTPLMSGSNAISGITLIGALYAAGIEESNITKILGLLSVIFATINVVGGFLVTHRMLGMFKKKDTPK; encoded by the coding sequence ATGGAAATATTTGTTACAGCCGTCACGATTTTCGTCCTCGCGATCTTCGTGGGATTTGAAATCATCACAAAAATCCCTCCCATCCTCCACACCCCACTTATGTCGGGTTCCAACGCCATTTCCGGCATTACCTTAATTGGTGCTCTTTATGCTGCTGGGATCGAAGAGAGCAATATCACCAAAATTTTGGGATTACTCTCTGTTATTTTTGCTACGATCAATGTAGTGGGTGGATTTCTTGTCACTCACAGGATGCTTGGCATGTTTAAGAAAAAGGATACACCTAAATAA
- a CDS encoding NAD(P)(+) transhydrogenase (Re/Si-specific) subunit beta — translation MELISILNLSYLIASILFIVGIKQLAHPKTATRGNFLGAMGMLIAVVATLFDKEILSYEWIAVGVLIGSLIGIILAIKIQMTAMPQLVAVLNGFGGIASVFVAGAALQLSIPKYATAVNYQEIVSIVFSAIVGGITFSGSFIAFGKLQGFITEKAVRYPGDQLVKILVGLTAIGFGVYGVLEPTDESIYWILSGVSLLLGIFLVIPIGGADMPVVISLLNSYSGIAASATGFVLNNNVLIISGSLVGASGIILTQIMCKAMNRSLTNVLFGGFGAVATEMKDDGDFYSGKVKSTSAEEVAMLLDVARSVVIVPGYGMAVAQAQHTVRDLYQLLTARGIDVTFAIHPVAGRMPGHMNVLLAEADIPYDRLKEMDEINSTFENVDVVIVNGANDVTNPLAKTDPKSPIAGMPILDVGNAKTVVVIKRSLSPGFAGVPNPLFIAENCLMLFGDGKKATQEMIAALKES, via the coding sequence ATGGAACTCATCAGTATTTTAAATCTCTCATATCTCATTGCTTCCATTTTATTCATAGTTGGAATCAAACAACTTGCCCATCCTAAAACAGCAACTAGAGGAAACTTCCTTGGTGCTATGGGGATGCTCATTGCTGTTGTCGCAACTCTCTTTGACAAAGAAATTCTTTCGTATGAATGGATTGCTGTCGGTGTCCTCATTGGATCTTTGATAGGAATCATCCTTGCGATCAAAATCCAAATGACTGCGATGCCACAACTTGTAGCCGTACTCAATGGATTTGGTGGTATCGCTTCTGTTTTTGTAGCAGGTGCTGCTTTACAACTTTCCATTCCTAAATATGCGACTGCAGTCAATTACCAAGAAATTGTTTCGATTGTGTTTTCAGCAATTGTCGGTGGGATTACCTTTTCTGGAAGTTTTATCGCCTTTGGAAAGTTACAAGGTTTTATTACAGAAAAAGCAGTTCGTTACCCTGGTGACCAACTTGTAAAAATTTTAGTAGGTCTTACGGCTATTGGTTTTGGTGTGTATGGTGTTCTTGAACCAACAGATGAGTCCATTTATTGGATCTTAAGTGGTGTGAGTTTACTCCTTGGAATTTTCCTTGTGATTCCAATTGGGGGAGCCGACATGCCAGTTGTGATTTCACTACTCAACTCCTATTCAGGGATTGCAGCATCCGCAACAGGATTTGTTCTTAACAATAACGTGCTTATCATTTCAGGATCTCTCGTAGGAGCTTCTGGAATCATTTTAACACAAATCATGTGTAAAGCGATGAACCGTAGTTTGACGAATGTTCTTTTTGGTGGATTCGGGGCTGTCGCTACAGAAATGAAAGATGATGGCGATTTTTACTCAGGTAAAGTGAAATCAACGAGTGCAGAAGAAGTGGCGATGTTACTTGATGTCGCTAGAAGTGTCGTAATTGTTCCAGGTTATGGAATGGCTGTGGCACAAGCACAACATACAGTAAGAGATTTATACCAACTTTTAACAGCTCGTGGAATCGATGTTACTTTTGCGATCCATCCAGTTGCGGGTCGTATGCCTGGTCACATGAACGTATTACTTGCGGAAGCAGATATTCCTTACGATCGACTGAAAGAGATGGACGAGATCAATAGTACTTTCGAAAATGTTGATGTTGTAATTGTTAATGGCGCGAATGATGTAACAAACCCACTTGCAAAAACAGATCCAAAATCACCGATCGCAGGTATGCCGATATTGGATGTTGGAAATGCAAAAACGGTAGTTGTGATCAAAAGAAGTTTGAGTCCTGGATTTGCGGGAGTTCCCAATCCACTCTTCATTGCTGAAAACTGTTTGATGTTATTCGGTGATGGAAAAAAAGCTACGCAGGAAATGATTGCAGCGTTAAAAGAATCTTAG
- a CDS encoding response regulator transcription factor, whose product MKKQVYIVDDHPLVVDALQNLIAKSEDLECIGSADNIEKAFNDIEQMQPTLVLIDIQLKQNQNGLQLLKKLRTTFPNIAVIIISMLTDDTFVDRAFKLGAMGYVFKEDTTTQIVEAIHTVLKGDYFVSSSQATRLLGHLYRASQKDEKDPIDRLSNRELEVFLMIGEGMPVKEIAANMGLAPSTIETLRSRIKSKLSITENEKLIRVAVEWKYTQAKTDIVVS is encoded by the coding sequence ATGAAAAAACAAGTCTATATCGTTGATGACCATCCACTTGTAGTAGATGCACTACAAAACCTAATCGCTAAATCGGAAGATTTAGAATGTATTGGCAGTGCAGATAATATTGAAAAAGCCTTTAACGATATAGAACAAATGCAACCAACGCTTGTTTTGATTGATATCCAACTCAAACAAAACCAAAACGGTTTGCAACTTCTGAAGAAACTTAGGACAACATTTCCAAATATTGCCGTCATCATTATCAGTATGTTGACGGATGATACATTTGTGGATCGTGCTTTTAAATTAGGTGCAATGGGTTATGTGTTTAAAGAAGACACTACCACACAAATTGTTGAAGCCATACACACTGTCCTCAAGGGTGATTATTTTGTCAGTTCTTCCCAAGCGACTAGACTCCTTGGCCATTTGTACCGAGCTTCTCAAAAAGACGAAAAAGATCCAATCGATAGATTGTCTAACCGCGAATTGGAAGTGTTTCTTATGATTGGTGAAGGTATGCCAGTGAAAGAAATCGCTGCCAATATGGGTCTTGCCCCTTCAACAATTGAAACCTTACGTTCTCGTATCAAATCCAAACTCAGTATTACAGAAAACGAGAAACTCATTCGTGTAGCAGTGGAGTGGAAATACACCCAAGCTAAAACGGATATCGTTGTTTCGTAA